A single Triticum dicoccoides isolate Atlit2015 ecotype Zavitan chromosome 2A, WEW_v2.0, whole genome shotgun sequence DNA region contains:
- the LOC119353059 gene encoding wall-associated receptor kinase 2-like has protein sequence MTLRQTLLLLLVFHASLAFGEPFPPPAPASPEPKDCPAKCGEIDIPYPFGVGAGCSLSGRFVLTCNEMTSPPTLLTGTVKVASITLETAQMVVNTYLTYSCDVPTSNTTINHTSTDMALNVVTPFLLSPSENVFTAVGCSSTARIKGRGASPYLTGCITTCARVKDTGDDGTPCSGHGCCQASLTPNLTQVSVEWENRGGRSPVAENLCQYAFVATKGWYSFRKNDLIGNMTFANRLGSGPVVPVVLDWAVRDGTCPPTLEGNGKEIVPNGAACVSSESYCVNASHGAPGYFCNCSKGYTGNPYKKNGCTNIDECALRRSPNSTMYKNIYPCRGGTCHDTEGDYECKCNFGRRGDGKSDKGCEPVLSRPAVAVIGTIGAIALLFVLVIFLHMERENRKLRDRFNRNGGSFLKSAGIEIFTKDKLGRITNKYSCIIGKGAFGKVYKGTTDTGVVVAVKRSIIVNEDRQKDFANEITVQSKISHPNLVRLVGCCLETEVPMLVYEFVPRGSLQDVLHGNNHPLPLETRLDIAISSSEGLDYMHSQSQMVLHGDVKSGNILIDDSFTPKVSDFGTSRLMCIDKDHTNWVVGDSSYIDPVYMKTGLLTAKSDVYSFGIVLLELVTRKKARYRENRSLPMDYVKASKDGTARQLFDEEVSSNVEENMECLEDVGKIAVQCLEEDVNNRPTMGEVRKELEKCKTQWLRSQGRANEVIP, from the exons ATGACACTGCGACAAACCCTCCTCCTCCTACTTGTCTTCCATGCCTCGCTCGCTTTTGGCGAGCCGTTTCCGCCCCCAGCCCCTGCGTCGCCTGAGCCAAAAGACTGTCCTGCCAAGTGCGGGGAAATAGACATCCCCTACCCATTCGGCGTCGGCGCTGGATGCTCCCTGTCGGGCCGCTTCGTCCTCACCTGCAACGAGATGACGAGTCCTCCAACCCTGCTCACCGGCACAGTCAAGGTCGCCAGCATCACGCTGGAGACGGCGCAGATGGTGGTCAACACCTACCTGACCTATAGCTGCGATGTGCCGACCAGCAACACTACGATCAACCACACGAGCACCGATATGGCCCTTAACGTCGTCACCCCGTTCCTGCTCTCGCCATCCGAGAACGTGTTCACGGCCGTCGGGTGCAGCTCGACGGCGAGGATCAAGGGCCGCGGCGCGAGCCCCTACCTCACTGGCTGCATCACGACCTGCGCCAGGGTGAAAGACACCGGTGACGACGGCACACCCTGCAGCGGGCACGGCTGCTGCCAGGCCTCGCTGACTCCTAACCTCACCCAAGTCAGCGTGGAGTGGGAGAACAGGGGAGGCAGAAGTCCTGTGGCTGAAAACCTGTGCCAGTATGCTTTCGTCGCTACCAAAGGCTG GTACAGTTTCAGAAAAAATGACCTGATTGGGAATATGACATTCGCCAATAGACTTGGAAGCGGCCCTGTTGTTCCAGTTGTTCTTGACTGGGCAGTTAGGGATGGAACATGCCCCCCGACTCTGGAGGGTAACGGCAAGGAAATTGTTCCTAACGGTGCCGCCTGTGTTAGCAGTGAAAGCTATTGTGTAAATGCAAGTCATGGAGCACCGGGCTATTTCTGCAATTGCTCCAAGGGATACACCGGTAATCCATACAAAAAAAATGGGTGCACAA ATATTGATGAGTGCGCATTACGACGATCACCAAATTCCACAATGTACAAGAATATCTATCCTTGCCGTGGAGGGACATGCCACGATACCGAAGGTGATTATGAGTGTAAGTGTAATTTCGGACGAAGAGGAGACGGCAAGAGTGACAAAGGTTGTGAACCCGTATTGTCCAGACCTGCAGTTGCAGTGATAG GAACAATTGGCGCAATCGCATTACTGTTCGTGCTAGTAATATTTTTGCACATGGAGCGAGAGAACAGGAAGCTGAGGGACCGATTCAACAGGAACGGCGGGTCGTTCCTCAAGAGCGCCGGGATCGAGATCTTTACCAAGGACAAGCTGGGTCGCATCACAAACAAGTACAGCTGCATCATTGGCAAAGGTGCCTTCGGTAAGGTCTACAAGGGGACCACCGACACCGGTGTTGTTGTTGCTGTGAAGCGCTCCATCATCGTCAACGAGGACCGGCAGAAGGATTTCGCGAATGAGATCACGGTCCAATCCAAGATCAGCCACCCAAACCTGGTCCGGCTCGTGGGTTGCTGcctggagacggaggtgcccatgTTGGTCTACGAGTTCGTCCCCAGAGGGAGCCTTCAGGACGTGCTTCACGGAAACAACCACCCTCTCCCACTGGAAACACGCCTCGACATTGCTATCAGCTCCTCTGAGGGGCTCGATTACATGCACTCGCAGAGCCAGATGGTCCTCCACGGTGATGTCAAATCTGGCAACATCCTCATCGACGACAGCTTCACGCCCAAGGTGTCGGACTTTGGGACGTCCAGGCTCATGTGCATCGACAAGGACCACACCAACTGGGTGGTCGGGGACAGCAGCTACATTGACCCCGTGTACATGAAGACCGGGCTGCTCACCGCTAAGAGCGACGTGTACAGCTTTGGTATCGTGCTACTGGAGCTCGTTACCCGAAAGAAGGCTAGGTACAGGGAGAATCGTAGCCTTCCGATGGACTACGTCAAGGCTTCCAAGGATGGCACGGCAAGGCAGCTGTTTGATGAGGAGGTTTCATCCAATGTTGAGGAGAACATGGAGTGCCTCGAGGACGTTGGCAAGATTGCAGTGCAATGTCTCGAGGAAGACGTGAATAACAGGCCTACCATgggagaagtcaggaaggaacttgAAAAGTGTAAGACACAATGGTTGCGAAGCCAGGGGAGGGCAAATGAGGTAATCCCCTAG